The genomic stretch CGCCCGGGCGTGCGTTTCGAAATGCGGCGAGGCTCGATGCTCGTCGAGAGCTGCCTGGTCGTCGTACTGCTCGTAAAGGAAGAAACGCCGCGGCTCTTGCGTGGAGCGATGAACCAGATAGAGCCGATTCCCAGGCTCGCGACGCGTTTGTTCGGCCAGCGCGAGAAAGTGAGCCGCAGCTTCCTCCTCGTGGCCGGTCGCAATGAGATAGGTTACGGCCAAGACGATCATGG from Candidatus Baltobacteraceae bacterium encodes the following:
- a CDS encoding putative quinol monooxygenase, with amino-acid sequence MIVLAVTYLIATGHEEEAAAHFLALAEQTRREPGNRLYLVHRSTQEPRRFFLYEQYDDQAALDEHRASPHFETHARAGIMQIMESRSPETYELLT